The following are encoded in a window of Rosa chinensis cultivar Old Blush chromosome 4, RchiOBHm-V2, whole genome shotgun sequence genomic DNA:
- the LOC121052779 gene encoding uncharacterized protein LOC121052779 codes for MEEIREVALAYYDNCTPELRGKTWEFFQSMDTNGDHRISAREFNEFLRQTGYNTIITDPELFARLDRNGDSGLDFDEVLTFYYIIKTEYVRCRGCNKYLSGLYFTCFECFEAANPSTFDLCDACHRSSNFTHHHSDHTLFLENHILLYYKRGPDDSMAMEYLYAQALEYYDKATPELKRSVMSFFQSMVTHGANQVSLSVFNDFLKQNYYDWIFNDPLLFQKLDRNRDGGLDFWELLTFYYIIHTRYFNCRECQVYLGGLYFTCVACFEGGAHYRRHHHSDLGTYNLCAACYRSRNFVSQHPHHTFFLDNHILLRSKRGLPPYATPSLVSAPKPLVVYNNYYFINNNYHLPAVQPVPPKQSWLSSLKLLEVALAGANLAANCSIM; via the exons ATGGAAGAAATACGTGAAGTTGCTTTAGCATACTATGACAATTGCACACCAGAACTTCGGGGTAAGACATGGGAGTTCTTTCAATCCATGGATACGAACGGCGATCACCGAATCAGTGCCAGGGAGTTCAATGAATTCCTCCGTCAGACCGGTTACAACACGATCATTACTGACCCAGAATTATTTGCAAGGCTTGACCGCAACGGTGACTCCGGGCTGGATTTCGATGAAGTACTCACTTTCTACTATATCATTAAAACTGAGTACGTCCGGTGCCGAGGCTGCAACAAGTACCTTTCCGGGCTCTATTTTACTTGCTTCGAATGCTTTGAGGCAGCCAATCCCTCCACTTTTGATCTATGTGATGCTTGTCATCGCAGTAGCAATTTTACTCACCACCACAGTGACCACACACTCTTCTTGGAGAACCACATATTGCTATACTACAAAAGAGGACCAGATGACAGCATG GCAATGGAATATCTATATGCACAAGCTTTAGAGTACTATGATAAAGCAACTCCAGAGCTTAAGAGATCAGTGATGTCTTTCTTTCAATCCATGGTTACACACGGTGCAAACCAAGTCAGCCTCTCTGTGTTCAACGATTTCCTCAAGCAAAATTACTACGACTGGATTTTTAATGATCCACTCTTGTTCCAGAAACTCGACCGCAACCGTGATGGCGGCCTCGATTTCTGGGAATTGCTCACCTTCTACTACATCATCCACACAAGGTACTTCAATTGCCGAGAATGTCAGGTATACCTTGGCGGGCTGTATTTTACCTGCGTTGCTTGCTTTGAGGGAGGAGCTCATTATCGTCGTCATCATCATTCTGATCTCGGCACCTATAATCTATGTGCTGCCTGCTATCGCAGTAGGAATTTCGTCTCTCAACACCCGCACCACACCTTCTTCTTGGATAACCACATATTGCTGCGCTCCAAAAGGGGTCTTCCTCCTTATGCTACACCAAGTCTG GTAAGCGCTCCAAAACCTCTGGTGGtttataataattattattttattaataataattaccaCCTTCCAGCTGTGCAGCCTGTACCTCCAAAG CAGAGTTGGCTATCGTCACTCAAACTATTAGAGGTGGCCCTGGCTGGTGCAAACTTGGCTGCTAATTGTTCGATTATGTAA